One genomic region from Antedon mediterranea chromosome 3, ecAntMedi1.1, whole genome shotgun sequence encodes:
- the LOC140043409 gene encoding elongator complex protein 4-like, with protein sequence MAAPSSGRVVSSFQKKGQGKGIQIAGTRPSLHNGQLLLSTGIPSLDHILGGGVAVGTILLIEEDVYTSFARLMLKYFVAEGVMCGHYSFLSSLDPNPDSLLTELPCPVESALSTSQNVQPPGEVKKGHGSSSGSSEKTVIDKGSHQGNMEIAWRYQNLPQLKTELATSPNIFGHVYDLTKTMPGNKIDKEKLWCYQHCQTSLDQETTSSPEDYANSDTNAKFDHLLNEIKRVINITGCNLQTVPNRTTSSSATKNILRLALLSLGSPLWGDIASAEGNAAICQFLHQLRATTRKSLAACTITVPTHLFQQMYSRRIERLCDYVVRLESFAGEDKAPAFKEYHGLFHVVQIPRLNCLANYALDTEDLAFKLKRKKFSIEKIHLPPDLSETVSRSQGEHLKTAKGCGGGGTSNTSLDF encoded by the coding sequence atggcAGCTCCCAGTAGCGGAAGGGTTGTTTCAAGTTTTCAGAAAAAGGGACAAGGTAAAGGGATTCAAATTGCAGGAACTCGACCATCTCTTCACAATGGTCAACTTCTACTATCAACTGGCATCCCTTCGCTTGATCATATTTTAGGGGGAGGTGTTGCAGTTGGTACCATTCTTCTGATTGAAGAGGATGTGTACACCAGTTTTGCTCGCCTGATGCTGAAGTATTTTGTGGCAGAGGGCGTGATGTGCGGTCATTATTCTTTTCTGTCAAGTTTGGATCCAAACCCTGATAGTTTACTTACAGAATTGCCATGTCCAGTAGAAAGTGCACTGTCTACCTCTCAAAATGTCCAACCACCCGGGGAGGTTAAAAAGGGTCATGGCAGTTCTTCTGGTAGTTCCGAGAAGACGGTAATTGACAAAGGTTCTCATCAAGGAAACATGGAGATTGCATGGCGGTACCAGAACTTACCTCAGTTGAAAACAGAATTGGCAACATCACCCAACATATTTGGTCATGTGTATGACCTCACAAAGACAATGCCaggaaataaaattgataaagaGAAGTTATGGTGCTATCAACATTGTCAAACAAGTCTTGACCAAGAGACCACAAGCTCTCCAGAAGATTATGCCAATTCTGACACAAATGCCAAGTTTGATCACTTACTCAATGAAATAAAACGAGTTATTAACATTACTGGTTGCAACTTACAGACAGTACCAAACAGGACCACATCTTCTTCTGCCACAAAGAATATTTTGAGACTTGCTTTGCTATCCCTTGGATCACCACTTTGGGGAGATATTGCATCCGCTGAAGGAAATGCTGCCATCTGCCAGTTTCTCCATCAATTGAGAGCAACCACTAGAAAGAGTTTAGCAGCATGCACCATAACAGTACCAACGCATCTCTTTCAGCAGATGTACTCCAGAAGAATAGAAAGACTCTGTGACTATGTTGTCCGGTTAGAGTCTTTTGCTGGAGAGGACAAGGCACCAGCATTCAAGGAATATCATGGCTTGTTTCATGTGGTTCAAATTCCACGGCTGAACTGTCTTGCTAACTATGCACTAGATACTGAAGACTTAGCATTCAAACTTAAGCGCAAGAAATTTTCAATAGAAAAAATACATCTGCCTCCTGATTTATCAGAGACGGTTAGTAGGTCACAGGGTGAACATTTGAAGACTGCCAAGGGATGTGGAGGAGGTGGCACAAGTAACACTTCATTGGATTTCTAA
- the LOC140044596 gene encoding T-complex protein 1 subunit zeta-like: protein MSIQTLNPKAEVARAAQALAVNMSAARGLQDVLKTNLGPKGTIKMLVSGSGDIKLTKDGNVLLHEMQIQHPTASLIAKVATAQDDITGDGTTSNVLIIGELLKQADLYISEGLHPRLITEGFDFAKAKALEVLEKVKVTREIDRETLINVAKTSLRTKVHAELADILTEVVVDAVLAIRKENEPIDLHMVEIMEMQHKSDMDTTLVRGLVMDHGARHPDMKKRVSDAYIFTCNISMEYEKSEVNAGFFYKSAAEREKLVQAERSHTDQKVQKVIEFKRSVCEGTDKAFVIINQKGIDPLSLDMLAKEGIVALRRAKRRNMERLTLACGGIATNSVEGLTKECLGHAGLVYEHVLGEDKYTFVEECANPQSVTILIKGPNKHTLTQVKDAIHDGLRAVKNAIEDGSVVPGAGAFEIVVHDALVKYKDSVKGRAKLGVQAYADAMLVVPKVLAQNSGFDPQETMVKLQEEYAEAGQPVGVDISSGEALVAADAGIWDNYCVKKQILHSCTVIASNLLLVDEIMRAGLSSLKG from the exons ATGTCGATCCAAACTTTAAATCCAAAAGCTGAGGTAGCTAGAGCTGCACAGGCCCTTGCTGTAAATATGAGTGCTGCTAGAGGACTTCAAGATGTACTAAAGACAAACCTTGGTCCAAAAGGAACCATCAAAAT gttGGTTTCTGGTAGTGGTGATATTAAGCTAACGAAAGATGGCAATGTTCTTCTTCATGAAATG CAAATTCAACATCCTACAGCATCACTCATTGCAAAGGTTGCTACTGCACAAGATGACATCACAGGAGATGGGACGACATCAAACGTTCTCATCATTGGTGAACTATTAAAGCAGGCAGATCTTTACATTTCAGAA ggATTACATCCTCGCCTTATCACAGAAGGTTTTGACTTTGCTAAAGCTAAAGCACTAGAGGTTCTTGAAAAGGTAAAGGTTACACGTGAAATCGACAGGGAAACACTAATCAATGTGGCGAAGACATCACTAAGGACCAAAGTGCATGCTGAGCTTGCAGATATACTCACAGAG GTTGTGGTAGATGCAGTATTAGCCATCCGAAAGGAAAACGAGCCAATCGATCTGCACATGGTTGAGATAATGGAGATGCAACACAAGTCTGACATGGACACGACTCTTGTACGAGGACTGGTGATGGATCATGGAGCACGCCATCCCGACATGAAAAAACGAGTCAGCGATGCATATATATTTACTTGTAATATTTCAATGGAGTATGAAAAAAG TGAAGTAAATGCTGGTTTCTTCTACAAGTCAGCAGCAGAAAGAGAGAAACTTGTGCAAGCGGAAAGAAGCCATACCGATCAAAAAGTACAGAAGGTTATCGAATTCAAGAGATCCGTTTGTGAAGGCACAGACAAAGCATTTGTTATCATTAACCAAAAGGGCATTGACCCACTGTCATTAGATATGTTAGCCAAAGAAGGGATCGTTGCATTAAGAAGAGCTAAAAGAAGGAACATGGAAAG ATTGACATTAGCTTGTGGAGGTATTGCCACAAACTCTGTAGAAGGCCTCACTAAAGAGTGCCTAGGCCACGCTGGATTGGTGTATGAGCATGTACTTGGTGAGGATAAGTACACATTCGTAGAAGAGTGTGCAAATCCGCAATCTGTTACCATTCTGATAAAAGGGCCAAATAAGCACACGCTCACTCAGGTGAAAGATGCAATCCATGATGGCTTAAGGGCTGTTAAGAACGCTATAGAAGATG GATCTGTTGTTCCTGGAGCTGGTGCATTTGAAATAGTCGTCCACGATGCGCTGGTAAAGTACAAAGATTCGGTCAAAGGTCGTGCTAAGCTTGGTGTTCAAGCGTACGCAGATGCAATGCTAGTGGTACCAAAAGTCCTGGCTCAGAACTCTGGTTTTGATCCTCAAGAAACGATGGTAAAACTTCAGGAAGAGTATGCTGAAGCAGGCCAACCTGTAGGAGTTGACATCAGTTCAG GTGAAGCACTGGTAGCGGCAGATGCTGGTATATGGGACAACTATTGTGTCAAAAAACAAATTCTCCACTCGTG TACGGTGATTGCCAGTAATCTACTTTTAGTCGACGAGATTATGCGTGCTGGTCTGTCTTCTCTAAAAGGAtag
- the LOC140044603 gene encoding clathrin heavy chain 2-like: MDGSKESQLIHIEPITQLVHHGIKADHVTFPRVTMSSNRWLCCRHTDKKKKDVERVTALNLTRKQPRALSWPITADSAMMNPRKPWLALKVESYFQVFNVIAQKQLHSCSLSDDIIFWCWINDSIIGMVTDRAVYHWDVSGSGSEPPVLMFSRNKKLSFCQVVSYKTDKTGQWFILVGLTRAIETGDCNAIRGYVQVYSTTYRCSQLIEAQTANFSSYKFSGNVAPSTVLCLVNRPTGSYGKIHVMELGPHVPGNASFRNLTEPVNFSKGGKYDIPISVEVCCATGLVYVMTKAGYVKVCDVESAMHLCTARASEFTVFITVPHSDKGIIGVSRNCKVFHMTVKEKELVNHIRSTLKRPAIANRLERSFSGQS; this comes from the exons aTGGATGGTTCGAAAGAAAGCCAGCTAATTCACATTGAACCGATTACGCAG cTTGTTCATCATGGAATCAAGGCAGATCATGTGACATTTCCCCGTGTAACAATGTCATCCAATCGCTGGCTCTGCTGTCGACATacagataaaaagaaaaaagatgttGAAAGAGTTACGGCTTTAAATTTAACACGCAAACAACCACGAGCACTTTCTTGGCCAATCACAGCTGACTCTGCTATGATGAATCCCCGCAAACCTTGGCTAGCTCTTAAAG TTGAGAGTTATTTCCAAGTATTCAACGTAATTGCTCAAAAGCAATTGCATTCGTGTTCACTTAGCGATGACATCATCTTCTGGTGCTGGATTAATGACAGCATTATTGGCATGGTAACCGACAGAGCTGTGTATCACTGGGATGTTTCAGGCTCTG GTTCTGAACCACCAGTACTGATGTTTTCaagaaacaaaaaattaagTTTCTGTCAAGTTGTTAGTTACAAAACTGATAAAACCGGACAATGGTTTATTTTAGTTGGTCTTACCAGGGCAATAGAG ACTGGGGACTGCAATGCAATACGTGGCTATGTTCAAGTTTACTCAACAACATACCGCTGCAGTCAACTGATTGAAGCACAAACTGCAAACTTTTCAAGTTATAAATTCTCAGGCAATGTGGCACCATCAACCGTCTTGTGCTTAGTGAATAGGCCTACGGGATCATATGGCAAG ATCCATGTTATGGAACTTGGACCGCACGTACCCGGAAATGCTTCCTTCAGGAATCTTACCGAGCCAGTCAATTTTAGTAAAGGCGGGAAATATGATATACCAATATCTGTCGAG gtatgTTGTGCCACTGGCTTAGTGTATGTGATGACAAAAGCAGGTTACGTGAAGGTTTGTGATGTGGAATCTGCCATGCATCTCTGTACTGCCAGGGCATCAGAGTTTACAGTGTTCATTACTGTACCACACTCGGATAAAGGCATTATTGGAGTTAGCAGAAACTGTAAA GTGTTTCATATGACTGTTAAAGAAAAAGAACTTGTGAATCACATTAGGTCAACATTAAAACGACCAGCAATCGCTAATCGCTTAGAGAGGTCATTCAGTGGACAGTCATGA
- the LOC140044604 gene encoding ribosome maturation protein SBDS-like yields the protein MSIFTPTNQIRLTNIAIVRMKKAGKRFEIACYKNKVISWRNKVEKDIDEVLQTHTIFTNVSKGQVAKKEDLQKAFSTEDSTEICLKILAKGELQVSEKERHQQLESMFRDIATIVADKCINPETKRPYTVGIIERAMKDVHYAVKPTRNAKQQALEVIKKLKETDNFQIARAQMRLRIGIPSKETRKIKDRLAPLMSKVESEEFDDELELVCLVDPGVYKDVEELVRSGTKGKGRVEVLSLKDVEEGDERIE from the exons ATGTCAATATTTACGCCAACAAATCAGATTAGATTAACGAACATAGCAATAGTTCGTATGAAAAAAGCAGGGAAGCGTTTTGAGATTGcttgttataaaaataaagttatatCATGGCGCAACAAAGT TGAAAAAGATATTGATGAGGTTTTACAAACCCATACAATATTCACGAATGTATCGAAAGGACAAGTTGCAAAGAAAGAAGACTTACAGAAAGCATTCTCCACAGAAGACTCAACAGAAATCTGCTTGAAG aTTTTAGCAAAAGGAGAACTACAAGTGTCTGAAAAAGAGCGGCATCAACAATTGGAGTCGATGTTCAGAGATATAGCAACAATTGTAGCCGATAAATGCATCAATCCGGAGACAAAACGCCCCTACACAGTTGGTATCATAGAAAGGGCTATGAAAGATGTACACTATGCGGTTAAACCAACAAGAAATGCTAAACAACAG gctTTAGAAGTTATCAAAAAGCTGAAAGAAACGGACAACTTCCAAATAGCACGGGCACAGATGAGGTTACGAATTGGTATACCAAGCAAGGAAACAAGGAAGATCAAAGACAGACTAGCACCGTTGATGTCAAAAGTAGAATCAGAAGAATTTGACGATGAACTAGAATTGGTTTGTCTTGTAGATCCAGGTGTTTATAAAGATGTTGAAGAGCTTGTAAGGTCAGGAACAAAGGGCAAAGGTCGTGTTGAGGTGCTCAGTTTAAAAGATGTAGAGGAAGGAGATGAACGAATAGAATAA